A genomic segment from Candidatus Korarchaeum cryptofilum OPF8 encodes:
- a CDS encoding 4Fe-4S binding protein, which produces MSSSLVGWKDLPLGAVAFISAKEYPTGEWAVFQPKIDESKCIKCGLCWMYCPDSVYRWDGESVPVPDLDHCKGCGICEVECPTKAIQMVRV; this is translated from the coding sequence TTGAGCTCTAGTTTGGTTGGTTGGAAGGATCTCCCGTTAGGTGCTGTTGCTTTTATAAGCGCGAAAGAGTATCCGACGGGCGAGTGGGCTGTATTCCAGCCTAAAATCGATGAGAGTAAATGCATCAAATGCGGCCTTTGTTGGATGTACTGTCCAGATAGCGTTTACAGGTGGGATGGGGAGAGCGTCCCAGTACCTGATCTTGATCATTGCAAGGGATGCGGCATTTGTGAGGTTGAATGTCCTACCAAAGCTATCCA